The following are encoded together in the Robertmurraya sp. FSL R5-0851 genome:
- a CDS encoding YnfA family protein has product MISAFILFLCAGIAEIGGGYLIWLWLREGKPVYWGIAGGIALALYGVIAAFQSFPSFGRVYAAYGGVFVVLSVLWGWGVDKKTPDFYDWVGAAICVLGAAIILFAPRQ; this is encoded by the coding sequence ATTATCAGTGCATTCATATTGTTTTTATGTGCAGGAATAGCTGAAATAGGTGGTGGCTACTTAATCTGGCTTTGGCTACGAGAGGGCAAACCGGTGTATTGGGGAATAGCTGGTGGAATCGCATTAGCTCTATATGGTGTGATTGCAGCATTTCAATCTTTTCCTTCCTTTGGTAGAGTATACGCTGCCTATGGTGGAGTGTTCGTTGTGCTTTCTGTCCTATGGGGATGGGGAGTGGATAAGAAAACACCTGATTTCTATGATTGGGTAGGAGCTGCAATCTGTGTATTAGGGGCTGCCATTATCCTTTTTGCCCCACGTCAATAA
- a CDS encoding DUF2238 domain-containing protein encodes MSKKAGIKIHLLLLLIVVAVFIWSAIKPVGYRIWTLEVLPAVIGLLVVIAIYKKFQLTTLSYFIIAILSIFTFIGGHYTYSEVPLFNWIKDDFHFERNHYDRFGHFLKGLLIIVIREILIRKSSLSKGKWLASLSLSVALAISALYEIIEWLVSIITHGGKASKDFLGTQGDIWDSQWDMSLTLAGSIIALILLTSVHNKYLRKKSDG; translated from the coding sequence TTGAGTAAAAAGGCTGGCATAAAAATTCATTTGCTCCTGCTACTAATTGTAGTTGCTGTTTTTATTTGGTCGGCTATTAAACCTGTTGGTTATCGAATATGGACATTGGAGGTACTCCCTGCGGTTATTGGACTGCTTGTTGTGATTGCTATTTATAAAAAATTTCAACTCACAACCCTTTCCTACTTCATCATTGCTATTCTGTCCATTTTCACTTTTATCGGAGGGCACTATACCTACTCTGAAGTCCCCCTTTTTAATTGGATTAAAGATGATTTTCATTTCGAAAGAAATCACTATGATCGGTTCGGTCATTTCTTAAAAGGACTTTTGATCATCGTTATAAGAGAAATCTTAATCCGAAAATCATCACTATCAAAAGGAAAATGGTTAGCTTCCCTTTCCTTAAGTGTAGCCCTTGCTATTTCGGCTTTATATGAGATCATTGAATGGCTTGTGTCGATCATTACACATGGCGGAAAAGCATCGAAGGATTTTTTAGGCACTCAAGGTGATATATGGGATTCACAGTGGGATATGTCGCTTACCCTTGCAGGCTCAATCATTGCTTTGATTCTTCTTACTAGCGTACATAATAAATACTTGAGGAAAAAGTCCGATGGATAA
- a CDS encoding Parvovirus coat protein VP1-like protein has protein sequence MPCYPGYRYCGPGCSGPGRPVNQLDALCMKHDACLRRYGSHRMCDEIFMQRMIPIRNQRNKMGRDAAIMSGFMNLKRMFSAH, from the coding sequence GTGCCTTGTTACCCGGGTTATCGTTATTGTGGTCCTGGTTGTAGTGGACCAGGACGTCCCGTCAATCAATTAGACGCACTTTGTATGAAGCATGACGCCTGTCTTCGTCGCTATGGGTCACATAGAATGTGTGACGAAATATTTATGCAGCGAATGATACCTATTAGGAATCAACGGAACAAAATGGGAAGAGATGCCGCTATCATGAGTGGTTTTATGAATTTAAAACGAATGTTTTCAGCTCATTGA
- a CDS encoding GNAT family N-acetyltransferase produces MFSKRITHQEDLQKAFSIREKVFVDEQDVPLEEEFDQFDTLGADCEHILVYYQEEAVGTGRVRFVYHFGKLERICILEEYRKYGLGKMIISTLEEIALEKGMTHAKLHGQTQAEGFYKKLGYHTASDVFMDANIPHVLMKKDLTK; encoded by the coding sequence ATGTTTTCAAAAAGAATTACCCATCAAGAAGACTTACAAAAAGCTTTTTCCATTAGAGAGAAGGTTTTTGTTGATGAACAAGATGTGCCACTTGAGGAAGAATTTGATCAGTTTGATACATTAGGTGCAGATTGCGAACATATTTTAGTATATTATCAGGAAGAAGCCGTAGGTACAGGACGCGTAAGATTTGTCTACCACTTTGGCAAACTAGAAAGAATATGTATATTAGAAGAGTACCGAAAATATGGACTTGGAAAAATGATCATTTCAACACTGGAAGAAATTGCTCTTGAAAAAGGCATGACACATGCAAAATTGCACGGTCAAACCCAAGCAGAAGGCTTTTATAAAAAGCTGGGCTATCACACCGCCTCAGATGTTTTTATGGACGCAAACATTCCTCATGTTTTAATGAAAAAAGATTTAACGAAATAA
- a CDS encoding CBO0543 family protein produces MNILKALFIISLGLFINLLRKPPIKDWLLVFFLKSYFATFIDNLLVRKGFLKYPVNLISGFDISVLFSYLLFPISCVYFNQITKTSSVFDIVKKCLYFSVPSAIAEHFLERKTKLISYKKSWNSYYSFLSIAFSFLIVRALMGMIRSLSKTQ; encoded by the coding sequence ATGAATATTTTGAAAGCTTTATTTATTATCAGTCTTGGGTTGTTCATTAACTTATTAAGGAAACCACCTATTAAAGATTGGTTGCTAGTATTTTTTCTGAAAAGTTACTTCGCTACCTTTATTGATAACTTACTTGTAAGAAAAGGGTTCTTAAAATATCCTGTGAATCTAATCAGCGGCTTTGATATCAGTGTATTATTTAGTTATTTACTGTTCCCGATCTCATGTGTGTATTTTAACCAAATCACTAAAACCTCTAGCGTATTTGACATAGTAAAAAAATGTCTTTATTTTAGTGTTCCCTCTGCCATAGCTGAACACTTTCTTGAAAGGAAGACAAAATTGATAAGCTATAAAAAATCGTGGAACTCCTATTATAGTTTTCTGTCGATCGCCTTTAGTTTTCTTATTGTACGAGCGCTTATGGGTATGATTAGAAGTTTATCTAAGACTCAATAA
- a CDS encoding substrate-binding domain-containing protein: MRLFGAIVVVFVFGFIGFYGTIILTISRSSEFYPIFTPIVALGLMIISILGIYDQLKKKVVKRLSIGFLALAVCVVGGFEAYQSYLKSLEVVSTQDVDLSQYLPFVENSKVVTLDEASTFNIEENPPTLDGATALYPVYAGFVQAVYPEKEYSLDESEVVSTQTSFAFKRLVKGEVDMVFMAHPSEEQMKNARLQGVELTLTPIGREAFVFFVHKNNPVEELTVEQIQGIYSGEITNWKEVGGKDEEIRAFQRPEGSGSQSALINFMGDIPIMDPPSKDIVSGMGGIIRETSNYQNRRNAIGYSFRHFSEEMVQNGKIKNISVNGVLPTKENIQSETYPIVANFFAITGNSQNPHLDEFLQWIQSEQGQEIVERTGYVPLK; encoded by the coding sequence ATGAGGTTATTTGGAGCGATTGTAGTTGTTTTCGTTTTTGGGTTTATTGGATTCTATGGAACTATCATTCTAACAATCTCAAGATCGTCCGAGTTTTATCCTATTTTTACCCCTATTGTGGCACTTGGTTTAATGATTATTTCAATCTTAGGTATTTATGACCAATTGAAGAAAAAGGTAGTAAAACGACTCTCAATCGGATTTCTGGCTCTGGCTGTATGTGTGGTGGGTGGCTTTGAAGCTTATCAATCTTATTTAAAAAGTCTGGAAGTGGTAAGTACGCAAGATGTGGATTTATCTCAATATCTCCCGTTTGTTGAAAACTCAAAGGTGGTAACGTTAGATGAGGCTTCTACGTTTAACATTGAAGAAAATCCTCCAACTCTAGATGGAGCCACGGCTCTTTATCCGGTATATGCAGGATTTGTTCAAGCTGTTTACCCGGAAAAAGAATATTCATTAGATGAAAGTGAAGTGGTTTCGACTCAAACGAGTTTTGCGTTTAAGCGTTTAGTAAAAGGTGAGGTTGATATGGTTTTTATGGCACACCCGTCTGAGGAACAAATGAAGAATGCTAGACTCCAAGGAGTGGAACTAACTTTAACCCCGATTGGAAGAGAAGCCTTTGTGTTTTTTGTTCACAAAAACAATCCAGTGGAGGAGCTAACGGTTGAGCAAATTCAAGGGATCTATTCAGGAGAAATTACCAACTGGAAGGAAGTAGGAGGAAAGGACGAAGAAATCCGTGCCTTCCAACGACCAGAAGGAAGTGGCAGTCAATCAGCACTAATCAATTTTATGGGAGATATCCCCATTATGGATCCGCCATCAAAGGATATCGTTTCCGGAATGGGAGGCATCATTCGGGAAACGAGTAATTATCAAAACCGTCGAAATGCTATCGGTTACTCGTTCAGACATTTTTCAGAGGAGATGGTGCAGAATGGAAAAATAAAGAATATTTCCGTAAATGGGGTACTTCCTACAAAAGAAAATATCCAGAGCGAGACGTATCCAATTGTCGCCAATTTCTTCGCTATTACAGGGAACAGTCAAAACCCTCATCTTGATGAATTTCTCCAATGGATACAATCAGAGCAGGGGCAGGAAATTGTTGAGCGAACAGGTTATGTTCCGTTGAAGTGA
- a CDS encoding DoxX family protein, whose translation MKLIQLLRENKIVASLLTVLRVYLGFAWMTAGWGKITGGGFDAAGFLKGAIANPVAGPDGVVYGWYVSFLEGVALPNIELFNFLVPWGEFLVGLGLILGCFTTAAAFFGVLMNFAFVLAGTVSHNPTDILMGVILIVAGYNAGRFGLDYYVLPIIRKAFNKKTNPLHQEA comes from the coding sequence ATGAAATTGATTCAATTATTAAGAGAAAACAAGATTGTAGCTAGTCTATTGACAGTTTTACGTGTATATCTCGGGTTTGCTTGGATGACAGCTGGCTGGGGGAAAATAACTGGTGGTGGCTTTGATGCTGCAGGATTTTTAAAAGGCGCTATCGCTAATCCGGTAGCAGGTCCAGATGGTGTTGTATACGGTTGGTATGTATCTTTCCTTGAAGGCGTCGCATTACCAAATATTGAATTATTCAACTTCTTAGTACCTTGGGGAGAATTCTTAGTTGGTTTAGGTTTAATCCTTGGATGCTTCACTACGGCAGCTGCCTTTTTCGGAGTCCTAATGAACTTCGCATTCGTACTTGCTGGAACTGTATCTCATAACCCAACAGATATTTTAATGGGCGTCATTTTGATTGTAGCTGGTTACAACGCAGGAAGATTTGGTTTAGATTATTATGTACTACCAATCATTCGCAAAGCATTCAACAAAAAGACGAATCCACTTCATCAAGAAGCATAA
- a CDS encoding transposase produces the protein MPIIRQGSLFSIQDLFDLEPTQRYNAIFSTIDMDTAVFAVSKKSWLGAPTELNYSAMIYSLVARFIERIPTIKDLIKRLKHDFIFRLECGFLVSDQIPSEASYSRLIEKLSETNAIEKTKESILLHAIEEGFVNDENIAIDATHFEARDHAPAQEKKPKPEPKKRGRKKKEEKEQFDQQKLEEQLNMTLYEKPISAQLDVSLEELRSEMPVEPAWGIKKNSEGKNEFWYGYKAHLAVGSKSQYILQSIMSSGNLNDGKAAIPLLKGIQQLPLSIQYGSMDAGYDFVPIYQQLFRMDAHSIIAYNKRGEGEIVGYDQHFAPTCVREHSYRYDSYDKTYKSLKFVRPKECKDCPLAKDSLCQKVYKVRIETDLRKYTAPARGSEKWKTLFAERTAVERVNAYLKEFFQLGNVRHRKGKKAKLHFDFVTLVYNASKLAVDRIRKQMEIQQKQVA, from the coding sequence ATGCCTATTATAAGACAAGGAAGCCTATTTAGCATTCAAGATTTATTCGATCTAGAACCTACCCAACGATATAATGCCATTTTCTCAACTATTGACATGGACACTGCTGTTTTTGCCGTCTCAAAAAAATCCTGGTTAGGTGCTCCAACAGAGTTGAATTACTCTGCGATGATCTATTCTTTGGTGGCTAGATTTATCGAGCGTATTCCTACAATCAAGGATCTTATTAAAAGACTTAAACATGATTTTATCTTTCGTCTTGAATGCGGATTTTTAGTTTCGGATCAGATTCCTTCTGAAGCTTCATATTCCCGTTTAATTGAGAAGCTATCAGAAACAAACGCCATTGAGAAAACTAAGGAATCCATTCTTCTTCATGCCATTGAAGAAGGTTTTGTTAATGATGAAAACATAGCGATTGATGCCACACATTTTGAAGCAAGGGATCATGCACCTGCCCAAGAAAAAAAACCAAAACCAGAACCGAAAAAGCGTGGCCGTAAAAAGAAAGAAGAAAAAGAACAATTTGATCAACAAAAACTCGAAGAACAGCTGAATATGACTCTTTACGAAAAGCCTATTTCCGCCCAACTTGATGTTTCCCTAGAAGAGCTCCGCTCAGAAATGCCTGTAGAACCCGCATGGGGGATTAAGAAAAACAGCGAAGGAAAAAACGAGTTCTGGTATGGATACAAAGCCCACCTTGCGGTTGGCTCGAAGAGTCAATATATTCTTCAATCCATTATGAGTTCTGGTAACTTGAATGATGGCAAGGCTGCGATACCTCTTTTAAAGGGTATTCAACAACTTCCGCTTTCTATTCAGTATGGCTCCATGGATGCAGGCTATGATTTTGTTCCAATCTATCAACAACTTTTTCGGATGGATGCTCACTCCATTATCGCTTATAACAAACGTGGTGAAGGTGAAATAGTTGGTTATGATCAACATTTCGCTCCTACTTGCGTCAGAGAGCACTCGTACCGCTATGATAGCTATGACAAGACATATAAATCTTTAAAATTTGTTCGGCCAAAAGAGTGTAAAGATTGTCCTTTAGCAAAAGACTCGTTATGTCAAAAAGTCTATAAAGTCAGAATCGAAACAGACCTCAGAAAATACACAGCACCAGCACGAGGTTCAGAAAAATGGAAAACCCTTTTCGCAGAAAGAACAGCTGTTGAACGGGTAAATGCGTATTTGAAAGAATTTTTCCAATTAGGTAATGTCCGTCATCGAAAGGGAAAAAAAGCAAAACTTCATTTTGATTTTGTCACACTTGTTTACAATGCTTCAAAATTAGCTGTAGACCGTATTAGAAAACAAATGGAAATCCAACAAAAACAAGTAGCTTAA
- a CDS encoding EAL domain-containing protein: MDLYKVYPVFCIINELIQIIGKIRFGFVKGNGVRMWKDWGVAKKAALHFVIFYITISCLWVLLSDYIFTRNLNNFPEWMNTSKGMFFIILSGFVFYNLLKKMIKDIIKDERYYRLIVENASDLILVIDQHGKMEYISPSLLSIVGYHPQDYIGKTVKEIFSQEEITKLRYSYILKDQNVPIKFRIKNKSGRTILLEGKGVSIADEKDSGRYVVIVQDITERDRAERDLLESEERYRKLVEYSPETTLIHKNRKIIYVNQAGVRLIGAHHSKEVMGRDVLDFIYPEDLNQAIEKMKQVKKGISEISEYRILRLDGTVIYTDMMAFLTTYEGEEATQVIVRDISKRKKAEEQVQLLAYYDSLTGMANRNLLYEHLNETVTRSEKIGQSFAVMFLDLDRFKMINDTYGHSFGDLLLQKVATRLKNSIGEEGSIFRYGGDEFIIVLKTGKRSRVSEIAEKIIFTLASPFVINDRQMFISTSIGISVYPKDGDNVEAIIQNSDIAMYNAKENGKNNYQYYTSSLNLSNQRRMELETGLRNAINNNELSLHYQPQVNLVSNQIIGLEALVRWQHPKYGFISPAEFIPLAEETGLIFSIGKWVLKTACTQCKQWIDFGLPIESVSVNVSPLQFREKNFVSSVNQILEESDLPPRYLELEITESVTSNVNQALSIMKEIKELGVRFAIDDFGTGYSSLNYLRHFPIHKLKIDKSFIDEINQHKDGEEIVKTIIELGNRLRFQVIAEGVEDEQQLSFLKENNCYLAQGYFFSKPLPAEEIEVLLRKKIVE, translated from the coding sequence ATGGACCTGTATAAGGTTTATCCAGTTTTTTGCATTATTAATGAGTTAATACAAATAATAGGAAAAATACGTTTCGGATTTGTGAAGGGAAATGGTGTTCGCATGTGGAAGGATTGGGGCGTAGCAAAGAAAGCAGCATTACACTTTGTCATTTTTTATATCACCATTAGCTGCTTGTGGGTTTTATTATCCGATTATATTTTCACAAGAAACCTAAATAATTTTCCTGAATGGATGAATACGTCAAAAGGCATGTTTTTTATCATATTAAGTGGGTTTGTCTTCTATAATTTATTAAAAAAAATGATCAAAGATATTATTAAAGATGAGCGTTATTACAGACTAATTGTAGAAAATGCTTCTGATTTAATTTTGGTGATTGATCAGCATGGAAAAATGGAGTACATTTCTCCATCGCTTCTATCGATTGTTGGCTATCACCCACAGGATTACATTGGAAAAACGGTAAAAGAAATATTCAGCCAAGAAGAGATAACAAAATTAAGGTACAGCTATATACTAAAAGATCAAAATGTACCAATAAAATTTAGAATAAAGAATAAAAGTGGGAGAACCATTCTTCTCGAAGGTAAAGGGGTGTCCATCGCTGACGAAAAGGATTCAGGCCGGTATGTCGTTATTGTTCAAGATATTACGGAACGTGACAGAGCCGAAAGAGATCTATTAGAAAGTGAAGAGAGATATCGGAAGCTAGTCGAATATTCACCTGAAACAACTTTGATACATAAAAATAGAAAAATCATTTACGTGAACCAAGCTGGCGTAAGGTTAATAGGGGCTCATCATTCTAAGGAAGTCATGGGAAGAGATGTGCTAGATTTTATCTATCCAGAGGACCTAAACCAGGCTATTGAAAAGATGAAGCAAGTCAAAAAGGGGATATCTGAAATTAGTGAATATCGTATCCTAAGGTTAGATGGTACAGTCATTTATACGGATATGATGGCGTTTTTAACGACCTATGAGGGAGAAGAAGCTACTCAAGTCATAGTCAGAGATATTTCAAAACGGAAAAAAGCAGAAGAACAAGTTCAGTTATTAGCATATTACGATTCATTAACCGGCATGGCAAATCGCAATCTTTTGTATGAGCATTTAAACGAAACAGTAACAAGAAGCGAAAAGATAGGACAATCCTTTGCTGTCATGTTTTTGGATTTAGATCGGTTTAAGATGATCAATGATACGTATGGACATAGTTTTGGGGATTTATTATTACAGAAGGTAGCTACGAGACTAAAGAACTCTATAGGTGAGGAAGGAAGTATCTTTCGTTATGGAGGGGACGAGTTTATTATTGTCCTAAAAACTGGTAAACGGTCTAGAGTGTCTGAGATAGCGGAAAAAATCATTTTTACGTTAGCTTCCCCATTTGTAATCAATGACCGACAAATGTTCATTTCAACAAGTATAGGAATAAGTGTCTACCCAAAAGATGGAGATAATGTAGAAGCGATTATCCAAAATTCAGATATTGCCATGTACAATGCAAAGGAAAATGGAAAGAATAATTACCAATATTACACTTCTTCTCTAAATCTTAGTAATCAAAGGCGAATGGAATTAGAAACTGGGCTACGGAATGCTATTAACAATAACGAGTTGAGCCTTCATTATCAACCTCAGGTAAACCTTGTATCCAATCAAATCATTGGATTAGAAGCATTGGTCCGTTGGCAACACCCTAAATATGGTTTTATCTCTCCAGCAGAATTTATCCCACTTGCCGAAGAGACAGGCCTCATTTTCTCGATTGGAAAGTGGGTATTAAAAACGGCTTGTACTCAGTGTAAGCAATGGATTGATTTCGGTTTACCGATTGAGAGTGTATCAGTTAATGTGTCTCCCTTACAATTTCGAGAGAAAAACTTTGTTTCATCCGTCAATCAGATACTAGAGGAGTCGGACCTACCTCCGAGATATCTTGAACTAGAAATTACCGAAAGTGTAACTAGCAATGTGAATCAAGCACTGAGCATTATGAAAGAAATTAAAGAACTCGGGGTAAGATTTGCTATTGATGACTTTGGTACGGGGTATTCTTCTCTTAACTACTTAAGACATTTTCCCATTCATAAGTTAAAAATTGATAAATCTTTCATTGATGAAATCAATCAGCATAAGGATGGAGAAGAGATTGTAAAAACAATCATTGAATTGGGTAATCGGTTACGTTTTCAGGTCATTGCTGAAGGAGTAGAAGACGAACAGCAACTTTCCTTCTTAAAAGAAAATAACTGCTATTTAGCGCAAGGGTATTTCTTTAGTAAGCCACTTCCGGCAGAGGAGATTGAAGTTCTTTTAAGAAAGAAAATAGTGGAGTAA
- a CDS encoding methyl-accepting chemotaxis protein — translation MLKKFVSLKIRTKLILFSLGILLLPSIIIGTLAYSSAKQEIEKQMMSTSLESIMLLDSFITSTVSLKVHDAETFAKTVTSDLVKGEDSPELRVKLEQYTNLHPETVSIYLGTTDGLMIQNPRKELAADYDPRQRPWYQEAMANKGQVIITDPYEASSGGIVITVARTTDDGSGVIGINLMIGNITQSASKIKIGNEGYVILLGREKNMIYHPTVEAGTLAEEDHYQLMYKDNKGEFDYQLDSQDKKMSFTTNELTGWKIGGTMYTSEISDSASPIFNKTLITVMISLIIGAVVTFFIIRSIVQPIRRLVGSTLAISEGDLTHEIEVKGKDEIAELAASFKNMTDNLKEIITQVDMNTEQVAAAAEELTASSDETTIATKQVANSIQQVASGAESQTIGIDKTVSTMNEITHGMETMTNNFVQVNSLTQQAVKHAEEGGESVQHTVAQMNEIHRQVESSDVIIKSLYDRSKQVNEIIGVISDISNQTNLLALNAAIEAARAGEQGKGFAVVADEVRKLADQSQSSASQIAKLIQAIQEDTERSVEAMQLATKSVQDGILVSNKTIEKFDEILNGVRVMAPRIEEVSQIAEQITAEIKNVTDTSYELSEIAKENASSSENVAASTEEQLASLEEVALSAKSLSEMAENLQELVRKFKI, via the coding sequence TTGTTGAAAAAATTTGTCTCACTCAAAATTAGAACGAAACTAATATTGTTTTCGTTAGGTATTCTTTTATTACCATCAATCATTATTGGTACGCTTGCATATTCTAGTGCCAAGCAGGAAATTGAAAAACAAATGATGTCTACTTCCTTAGAGAGTATTATGTTACTAGACTCATTTATTACAAGTACGGTCAGCCTTAAAGTACATGATGCAGAAACGTTTGCCAAAACGGTCACATCTGACTTAGTTAAGGGTGAGGATAGCCCAGAATTACGTGTTAAATTAGAACAATATACGAATCTTCATCCTGAAACCGTTAGTATCTATTTAGGAACAACAGACGGATTGATGATTCAAAATCCAAGAAAAGAACTTGCGGCAGATTATGACCCTAGACAACGTCCGTGGTATCAAGAAGCGATGGCGAATAAAGGACAAGTCATCATCACAGATCCGTATGAAGCTTCTTCAGGTGGAATCGTCATTACTGTAGCAAGAACAACGGATGACGGCAGTGGCGTGATCGGAATTAACTTAATGATAGGCAATATTACACAGTCGGCCAGTAAAATCAAAATTGGAAATGAAGGCTATGTGATTCTTTTAGGTAGAGAAAAGAATATGATTTACCACCCAACGGTAGAAGCTGGAACCTTAGCAGAAGAAGATCATTATCAGCTTATGTACAAGGATAACAAGGGAGAATTTGACTATCAATTAGATTCTCAAGATAAAAAAATGAGTTTTACAACAAATGAACTTACAGGTTGGAAAATCGGTGGCACGATGTATACCAGTGAAATTAGTGATAGTGCCTCTCCAATTTTTAACAAGACATTAATCACCGTAATGATCTCGCTAATAATCGGTGCGGTCGTAACCTTTTTCATCATCCGTTCCATTGTACAACCTATTCGTCGTCTAGTTGGAAGCACATTAGCCATTAGCGAAGGGGACCTAACACACGAGATTGAAGTTAAAGGCAAGGATGAGATTGCAGAGTTGGCTGCATCGTTTAAAAATATGACTGACAATCTAAAAGAAATCATTACACAGGTGGATATGAATACAGAGCAAGTAGCGGCTGCCGCTGAAGAATTAACAGCATCATCTGATGAAACAACGATCGCTACCAAACAGGTGGCAAACTCGATCCAACAGGTTGCAAGTGGTGCTGAAAGTCAAACCATTGGAATTGATAAAACAGTAAGTACGATGAATGAAATTACTCATGGCATGGAAACCATGACGAACAATTTCGTTCAAGTAAATTCCCTTACACAACAAGCAGTAAAACACGCTGAAGAAGGCGGAGAGTCGGTTCAACATACGGTAGCACAAATGAACGAGATTCATAGGCAAGTAGAAAGTTCAGATGTGATTATTAAATCACTTTACGACCGTTCAAAGCAAGTAAATGAGATTATCGGTGTGATTAGTGACATTTCTAATCAAACGAACCTTTTGGCTTTAAATGCTGCGATCGAAGCGGCAAGAGCTGGGGAGCAAGGAAAAGGGTTTGCCGTAGTGGCTGATGAAGTTCGTAAACTTGCTGACCAATCTCAAAGCTCAGCTAGCCAAATAGCTAAACTCATTCAAGCGATCCAAGAGGATACAGAGAGATCCGTAGAAGCCATGCAGCTTGCAACAAAAAGTGTGCAAGACGGAATACTTGTATCCAATAAAACGATTGAGAAGTTTGACGAGATTTTAAATGGAGTAAGAGTCATGGCACCTCGAATAGAGGAAGTATCACAAATAGCAGAACAAATTACAGCAGAAATTAAAAATGTAACTGACACATCTTATGAGCTATCTGAAATTGCTAAGGAAAACGCATCCTCTTCAGAAAATGTGGCCGCGTCAACGGAGGAACAACTAGCATCTCTTGAAGAAGTCGCTTTGTCAGCCAAATCCTTATCAGAAATGGCCGAAAACCTTCAGGAGCTCGTTAGAAAGTTTAAGATCTAA
- a CDS encoding MFS transporter, with amino-acid sequence MTQPNKPLYNYPLMTSILFWCGLVVLSCMYVTIPLATVLSDIFHKNITQVAWLASSYSICYAVGCLLYGPFSDRYGRKVFLVTSISLLTFITFAIGFIDNFYILLILRGLQGLISAAFAPISLVYAGEMFPPEKRLTAVGFVSSGLLMAGVVGQVYSGLVNELWGWQAIFFLLGTLYFLTLILIIFFLPKDEMTRPHVHMLEAFKKMTLLGKQTQLLLAFCITFSLLLSLVGMYTILGSYLSNQFGLTENEILFVRSAGIIGMLLSLFAGRLAQKLGTTLTLKTGLALAAAGLFGIGVSPSLPFIIFASIIFVLGIATANPIVISIVSQLAGHARGSAVSFNAFILFVGASTGPLLALNLIEMGVYVLSFSVLGCILLVGFFLSFFIKMTHSVQVTATTSN; translated from the coding sequence ATGACACAACCAAATAAACCACTATATAACTATCCTTTAATGACCAGCATCTTATTCTGGTGTGGGTTAGTCGTATTATCTTGCATGTACGTGACCATCCCTTTAGCCACGGTATTGTCTGATATTTTTCACAAAAACATAACCCAGGTGGCTTGGCTCGCTAGTTCTTATTCGATTTGTTATGCCGTAGGATGTTTACTTTATGGTCCATTTTCTGATCGTTATGGTCGAAAAGTGTTTTTAGTGACCAGTATTAGTCTTTTAACCTTCATCACCTTTGCCATAGGTTTTATAGACAATTTTTACATACTACTCATATTAAGAGGGTTACAAGGACTGATTTCTGCTGCTTTTGCTCCTATCTCTTTGGTGTATGCAGGTGAAATGTTTCCACCCGAAAAAAGGTTAACAGCTGTTGGATTTGTCAGTTCGGGTCTTTTAATGGCTGGAGTGGTGGGGCAAGTGTATAGTGGATTAGTGAATGAACTTTGGGGCTGGCAGGCTATATTTTTCTTGCTGGGAACTCTTTATTTCCTTACTCTTATTCTAATTATTTTCTTTTTGCCAAAGGATGAAATGACCAGACCTCATGTCCATATGCTTGAAGCTTTCAAAAAGATGACCTTATTAGGAAAACAAACACAGCTTCTACTGGCCTTTTGTATTACTTTCTCCCTATTGTTATCATTAGTAGGTATGTATACCATTCTGGGAAGCTATCTGTCCAATCAGTTCGGTTTAACGGAAAATGAAATCTTATTCGTTCGTTCTGCTGGAATCATAGGAATGCTATTATCACTATTTGCCGGGAGACTCGCACAAAAATTAGGAACCACTCTGACCCTAAAAACAGGATTAGCTCTTGCTGCTGCCGGATTATTTGGAATAGGTGTAAGCCCATCCCTCCCGTTCATTATTTTTGCAAGTATCATTTTTGTTTTAGGAATTGCCACAGCCAATCCAATTGTAATCAGCATTGTTAGCCAACTAGCCGGCCATGCTAGAGGCAGTGCGGTTTCATTCAATGCCTTTATATTATTTGTTGGCGCTAGTACTGGACCTCTATTGGCATTGAACTTAATTGAAATGGGAGTTTACGTGTTGTCCTTTAGCGTGTTAGGCTGTATTTTACTGGTTGGCTTTTTTCTTTCCTTCTTTATAAAAATGACCCATTCAGTGCAGGTTACTGCTACGACAAGTAATTAA